A portion of the Streptomyces rishiriensis genome contains these proteins:
- a CDS encoding amidohydrolase, with translation MATMPVAGFPPARADHVADIVVRNAKIYTGDPGCPQAGAIAVKDGRVTVIGEDADVVELISARTRVIDALGRRVIAGLNDSHLHVIRGGLNYVLELRWDGVPTLRQALAMLREQAARTPKGQWVRVVGGWSAEQFAEKRLPTVAELNAAAPDTPVFVLHLYQAALMNRAALKAAAYTKDTPDPRGGQIVRGRDGEPTGMLLAAPSALILYSTLSAAPVLQGADLRTSTRHFLRELNRFGLTSAIDAAGGFQNFPDNYDTVVGLARDGQLSLRIAYHLFPQTPGQEIDDLRRWIAMVKPGDGDEWLRLNGAGESLIWAATDFENFVQPRPELAAGYEENLETAVRLLLENGWGFRLHATYDETIRRDLNVFEKLAGEGLFPHGNRWLFDHAETVSRHSLDRIAALGGAVSVQNRMSFQGEAFVRRYGAAAATETPPIRAMLDRGLTVGAGTDATRVSSYNPWVALHWLVTGRTVGDLAIYAPENRVSRETALSMYTQAGARLTGEHEVKGVLKPGYYGDFAILSDDFFTVPEHDIPHIESLLTVTGGRIVYAAAEYEGLDEAIPAVHPTWSPVAHYGGYQATVKPSIAGARQAELMAHAVSESEQHRQWRIQRGFAPDTPTTVFDTCFVL, from the coding sequence ATCAGCGCCCGAACGCGAGTGATCGACGCATTGGGCCGACGCGTCATCGCCGGCCTCAACGATTCCCACCTGCACGTGATCCGGGGCGGTCTGAACTACGTGCTGGAATTGCGCTGGGACGGTGTCCCCACACTGCGCCAGGCGCTGGCGATGCTGCGCGAGCAGGCTGCCCGCACTCCGAAAGGCCAATGGGTCCGGGTCGTCGGCGGATGGTCGGCGGAGCAGTTCGCCGAGAAGCGGCTGCCGACCGTCGCCGAGCTCAACGCCGCCGCACCGGACACCCCGGTGTTCGTCCTTCACCTTTACCAGGCGGCCCTCATGAACCGCGCGGCGCTGAAGGCTGCCGCCTATACCAAGGACACTCCCGATCCCAGAGGTGGCCAGATCGTGCGAGGCCGTGATGGGGAGCCGACCGGCATGCTTCTGGCCGCGCCCAGCGCGCTGATTCTGTACTCCACCCTCTCCGCGGCGCCAGTGCTGCAGGGTGCGGACCTGAGGACCTCCACCCGGCACTTCCTGCGCGAACTCAACCGGTTCGGTCTCACGTCAGCCATCGATGCCGCCGGCGGCTTCCAGAACTTCCCGGACAACTACGACACCGTTGTCGGTCTCGCCCGAGATGGCCAATTGTCGCTGCGAATCGCCTACCACCTCTTCCCGCAGACCCCAGGCCAAGAGATCGACGATCTGCGACGCTGGATCGCTATGGTCAAGCCCGGAGACGGCGATGAGTGGCTGCGTCTCAATGGCGCCGGCGAGAGCCTGATCTGGGCGGCTACCGATTTCGAGAACTTTGTCCAGCCCCGGCCCGAGTTGGCCGCGGGCTACGAGGAGAATCTCGAGACGGCGGTGCGGCTGCTTCTGGAAAATGGCTGGGGCTTCCGGCTGCATGCCACCTATGACGAGACCATCCGCCGCGACCTGAACGTTTTCGAGAAGCTCGCCGGCGAGGGTCTTTTCCCCCACGGGAACCGGTGGCTCTTCGACCACGCCGAGACCGTTTCACGACACAGCCTGGACCGCATCGCGGCGCTCGGCGGTGCCGTCTCGGTCCAGAACCGGATGTCCTTCCAGGGCGAGGCGTTCGTGCGACGCTACGGGGCCGCAGCTGCCACCGAGACCCCGCCGATACGCGCCATGCTGGACCGTGGCCTGACAGTCGGCGCCGGAACGGATGCGACGCGTGTGTCCTCCTACAACCCGTGGGTCGCGCTGCACTGGCTGGTCACCGGCCGGACCGTGGGCGACCTGGCGATCTACGCGCCCGAAAACCGCGTCAGCCGAGAGACCGCATTGAGCATGTACACACAAGCTGGCGCACGGCTCACCGGGGAACACGAAGTCAAGGGCGTCCTCAAACCCGGATACTACGGCGACTTCGCCATCCTTTCCGACGACTTCTTCACTGTCCCGGAACACGACATCCCGCACATCGAGTCCCTGCTCACCGTGACCGGCGGCCGCATCGTCTACGCCGCAGCCGAATATGAGGGGCTGGACGAAGCCATACCCGCCGTCCACCCGACATGGAGCCCGGTGGCACACTACGGCGGCTATCAGGCCACCGTGAAGCCCAGCATCGCCGGCGCCCGCCAGGCAGAGCTTATGGCGCACGCCGTATCCGAATCCGAACAGCACCGGCAGTGGCGGATTCAGCGAGGCTTCGCTCCCGATACTCCGACCACGGTCTTCGACACCTGCTTCGTTCTGTAA
- a CDS encoding tetratricopeptide repeat protein yields the protein MTNGQHLRATFRRGDTNAVSRMAAGQVERSQAAGDPAGEVEGLYGLARVALRNQELDRAAELAQRALTVAQQGGMPRLEERPRHVLAAVARLSGDYARARDLYEASVRLNRELGQDEHVHSEYHNLALVELHLGNVERARRLIEESRERVFRDGYRDFLPYLGIAAAALASADRDVQLAARLIGLTGRAFADLGQVPDPDDARELDALRIRVEDALGLDVFDAECVIGAGWTVMRAFGRAWAGGTGRHPDGE from the coding sequence GTGACGAACGGACAGCACCTTCGCGCGACGTTCCGGCGCGGTGACACCAACGCCGTGAGCCGGATGGCCGCAGGGCAGGTCGAGCGATCGCAAGCGGCCGGCGACCCGGCCGGCGAGGTGGAGGGGTTGTACGGCCTGGCCCGGGTTGCCCTGCGCAACCAGGAGCTGGATCGAGCCGCCGAATTGGCGCAACGGGCCCTCACCGTCGCCCAGCAAGGGGGCATGCCTCGCTTGGAGGAGCGGCCGCGCCACGTGCTCGCCGCCGTGGCCCGGCTGTCGGGCGACTACGCGCGGGCGCGGGACCTCTACGAGGCCAGCGTTCGACTCAACCGGGAGCTCGGGCAGGATGAACACGTGCACTCCGAGTACCACAACCTGGCTCTCGTCGAGTTGCACCTCGGCAACGTCGAGCGCGCGCGCCGGCTGATCGAGGAGAGTCGCGAGCGTGTCTTTCGAGATGGCTACCGTGACTTCCTGCCATACCTGGGAATCGCTGCTGCCGCCCTCGCGTCGGCCGACAGGGACGTGCAGCTGGCCGCGCGGCTGATCGGACTCACCGGCCGGGCTTTCGCGGACCTCGGCCAGGTGCCCGACCCCGATGACGCACGGGAGCTGGACGCGCTCCGGATCCGCGTTGAGGACGCCCTCGGGCTTGACGTGTTCGATGCGGAGTGTGTGATTGGTGCAGGCTGGACCGTCATGAGAGCATTCGGCCGTGCATGGGCGGGCGGCACCGGCCGCCACCCGGACGGGGAGTGA
- a CDS encoding histone-like nucleoid-structuring protein Lsr2, producing MAQKIVTVYTDDLTGTESEEVRTHSFSLDGVRYEIDLVSENYDKLFEALEPFIKKGRKLGRLKGAGRTFKPSGDGPSAEELRTWARTQSLPVNDRGRIPASIREAYRQAH from the coding sequence ATGGCACAGAAGATCGTAACGGTGTATACAGACGACCTTACCGGCACAGAATCTGAGGAGGTACGGACTCACTCTTTTTCCCTGGATGGGGTCCGTTACGAGATCGACCTCGTTTCGGAGAACTATGACAAATTGTTCGAAGCCCTCGAACCTTTCATCAAGAAGGGACGCAAGCTCGGTCGGCTCAAAGGAGCAGGTCGCACGTTCAAGCCTTCCGGGGACGGCCCAAGCGCGGAGGAACTGCGAACCTGGGCTCGGACCCAAAGCCTTCCGGTGAACGACCGCGGCCGTATCCCCGCAAGCATTCGCGAGGCCTACCGACAGGCTCACTGA
- a CDS encoding lytic transglycosylase domain-containing protein: MAGESSATKMAVAAVGGFGCLAAPVGVALVTGVLILVGGLGVLLFPLVIIYMFFHGLSFSGLGSVGDLNSGLSDAEQRCETSERANLESDSQSAADRASRIITGDGLGKLEVTLSNGAEYAGGEPCTVPPDLYSVINSAGEVCDAIGPVVIAAQIQYESGFDSKFVGPNGAKGISQVPGDVFKRFQGEDADPFEPKESIAAQGKYLCDLSKQIGEMLERNELTGNLLDLTLTAYDVGIGTVRTAQAVPATNESQSYITGVRTWFATMEGVGPPPRKLAGVPGLRDDGGQSGPAAEPVPEPELQ; encoded by the coding sequence GTGGCAGGCGAGTCAAGCGCGACCAAAATGGCCGTTGCGGCAGTCGGCGGGTTCGGATGCCTTGCCGCTCCCGTGGGGGTGGCCCTTGTGACCGGCGTTCTGATCCTTGTCGGCGGGCTGGGAGTGCTTCTGTTTCCCCTCGTGATCATCTACATGTTCTTTCATGGACTTTCGTTCTCGGGACTCGGGAGTGTAGGTGACCTGAACAGCGGACTCTCAGACGCCGAGCAGCGTTGTGAAACCTCGGAACGCGCGAACCTGGAGTCAGATTCGCAGAGTGCGGCCGATCGAGCCTCGAGAATCATTACCGGAGATGGTCTCGGGAAACTGGAGGTCACCCTCTCGAATGGCGCTGAATACGCTGGTGGTGAACCCTGCACTGTTCCTCCTGACCTGTATTCTGTAATCAATAGCGCTGGTGAAGTGTGTGACGCAATCGGCCCCGTAGTCATAGCGGCCCAGATTCAGTATGAATCCGGATTCGATTCCAAATTTGTGGGCCCAAATGGCGCCAAAGGTATTTCGCAGGTGCCTGGCGATGTCTTCAAGCGGTTCCAGGGGGAGGATGCTGATCCATTCGAACCGAAAGAATCGATTGCTGCGCAGGGAAAATATCTGTGCGATCTCTCCAAGCAGATAGGGGAGATGCTGGAGCGCAACGAATTGACAGGCAACTTGCTTGATCTGACTCTGACTGCCTACGACGTAGGTATCGGCACTGTTCGGACAGCACAAGCTGTTCCGGCCACCAATGAATCCCAGAGTTACATCACAGGCGTTCGAACCTGGTTCGCCACCATGGAAGGTGTCGGACCGCCTCCGCGGAAGCTTGCCGGAGTACCGGGACTACGGGACGACGGCGGCCAATCCGGACCTGCAGCAGAGCCAGTTCCTGAGCCGGAACTCCAGTGA
- a CDS encoding ATP-binding protein has protein sequence MDAVTLAQLRSTPERAAGRAEPPKGLDMTATLVVPGNAAIVGEPPVEAPLRLQVLGPLRLWRGECELEAGPRQQAYLLALLLARGGQPIGVGELIDLIWGEDAPASALNVIHKYVGSIRRLLEPGLPPRGTGAYLLRRGNGYLCAAGADLVDLPRFRQKAGTARAVLAEGHKAAALNHYLDALRLWSGPAGDGWVHGPSAVPIFAGLNDEYFEACMAAAEVALVLGQPARVLPALHLAATMAPLHEPVQASLITALGSAGQQAEALAIYSAVRGRLADDLGIDPGQALQAAHQRVLTQTPPPHASPPQTYPVQTYPARTPEIEVSAATAPKASPSRLAAPPLPPVLPRPPGDADRLVGRSDELSALQRAVEPALGSGTAVVLLEGEPGAGKSRLMEELAGHAEDRGALVVWGHCLEGEARPTMWPWVEMVSSLFAVVSQARQEQWAARDLGHLIGSHVERPAVPAMPDGNARFRLLEQVVELIAEAAGERPVVLMLDDLQWADTSSLQLLDHVVSRLPAGTAVVGALRSQGPSSGMELVRTLAAASRTTGHRRILVGPLSPTEVAELIRVETGIRLTPDAAASVHTRTAGNPFFVQELGRLWAADGEVTKDTVLHSNVPVTVRDVVRDRLAVLDSDAHELLETAALVGRCVELTLLARTASLDVASCLERLEPVRVLGLVGPTPNDPFSYRFTHDLVRQVVSETIPPGRAAALHGSIADAIEENVLSDESVAERLAHHLWSAGPVTDPIRTITALVRAGTHAMAKTALGAAERHLGSAVELARKASLLEQELGALSQLIAVVGMRSMYGTASVSLLERAEQVARHLGRDRDAAGFLFSRWTAHGQALDLDRSTPLAHRLDELGKTAQDTVARCYGRAAAGIHEWCLGNIGESYQRLSALSPDTFFGPDDDEYDPVRNGVQLMTAGMFAEIAGYHGQTAQARAVLDVLAKAAGDDPYSVTTATSFEARTASVVGDPAWALRAAERGIAADPHFSFASLGTYLRLARCWALATTGENPTAAADEAERLIRTHLASPARTCVSTWYALLGEMRIAAGSLDQAAAALDSAEEYLERYGQRSAEALIILVRAQLEHVAGDNRSAVRLADRARTVAHRQGALLFVQRAEGLLARIERRGGHAI, from the coding sequence GTGGATGCGGTCACGCTAGCGCAACTCCGATCCACCCCAGAGCGGGCGGCGGGTAGGGCCGAGCCACCGAAAGGGCTGGACATGACAGCAACGCTCGTCGTTCCCGGAAACGCCGCCATCGTGGGAGAGCCTCCCGTCGAGGCCCCTCTGCGCCTTCAGGTACTTGGTCCCCTGCGGCTGTGGCGGGGCGAGTGCGAACTCGAGGCTGGGCCGCGGCAGCAGGCGTACCTGCTCGCTCTGCTCCTCGCTCGCGGAGGCCAGCCGATCGGCGTCGGGGAGCTCATCGACCTGATCTGGGGCGAAGACGCGCCCGCCAGCGCTCTCAACGTGATCCACAAGTACGTCGGCTCGATACGACGCCTGCTGGAGCCCGGCCTGCCCCCGCGTGGAACGGGCGCGTACCTGCTGAGACGGGGCAACGGCTACCTGTGCGCGGCGGGAGCGGACCTTGTCGACCTCCCGAGGTTCCGGCAGAAGGCCGGAACCGCCCGGGCCGTGCTGGCGGAAGGACACAAGGCAGCGGCACTGAATCACTATCTCGACGCGCTACGTCTCTGGAGTGGTCCGGCCGGCGACGGGTGGGTGCATGGGCCCTCGGCGGTTCCGATCTTCGCCGGCCTCAATGACGAGTACTTCGAGGCCTGTATGGCCGCGGCCGAGGTGGCGCTGGTGCTCGGACAGCCCGCGCGAGTGCTGCCGGCTCTGCACCTGGCTGCCACGATGGCTCCGCTGCACGAACCGGTGCAGGCCAGCCTCATCACTGCGCTGGGCAGCGCGGGCCAGCAGGCGGAAGCCCTGGCCATCTACTCGGCCGTGCGCGGACGGCTCGCCGACGATCTCGGAATCGACCCCGGGCAGGCTCTCCAAGCCGCCCATCAGCGGGTGCTCACCCAGACTCCCCCGCCCCACGCTTCCCCGCCCCAGACCTATCCGGTCCAGACCTACCCGGCCCGTACTCCCGAGATCGAAGTCTCAGCAGCCACAGCTCCGAAAGCCTCACCCTCAAGGCTTGCGGCACCACCACTGCCACCGGTCTTGCCGCGTCCGCCGGGCGACGCGGACCGGCTGGTCGGCCGCTCCGACGAACTCTCGGCGCTGCAACGTGCTGTTGAGCCGGCCCTGGGCAGCGGCACGGCGGTGGTCCTGCTGGAGGGCGAGCCCGGAGCCGGGAAGAGCCGGCTCATGGAGGAGCTCGCCGGCCACGCTGAGGACCGGGGCGCTCTGGTGGTCTGGGGTCACTGTCTCGAGGGCGAGGCAAGGCCGACGATGTGGCCGTGGGTCGAGATGGTGTCCAGCCTGTTCGCCGTCGTGTCGCAAGCACGACAGGAGCAGTGGGCGGCCCGCGATCTCGGTCATCTCATCGGCTCACACGTGGAAAGGCCCGCAGTACCCGCGATGCCGGACGGCAACGCCCGGTTCCGCCTGCTGGAACAGGTCGTGGAGTTGATCGCCGAGGCGGCCGGGGAGCGACCGGTCGTACTCATGCTCGACGATCTGCAGTGGGCCGACACGAGTTCGCTGCAGCTCCTGGATCATGTCGTCTCACGCCTCCCCGCCGGCACAGCGGTCGTCGGCGCGCTTCGCAGCCAGGGCCCCTCGTCCGGCATGGAGCTGGTCCGGACGCTGGCGGCCGCCAGTCGCACGACAGGTCACCGGCGGATCCTGGTCGGTCCCTTGAGTCCCACCGAGGTGGCCGAACTCATCCGGGTCGAGACCGGTATACGCCTCACTCCTGACGCGGCCGCATCAGTCCACACACGCACGGCAGGCAACCCGTTCTTCGTCCAGGAATTGGGCCGGCTGTGGGCCGCCGACGGCGAGGTCACCAAGGACACCGTGCTGCACAGCAACGTCCCGGTGACGGTGCGCGATGTCGTACGTGACCGGCTCGCTGTGCTCGACAGCGACGCACACGAGCTGCTCGAGACAGCAGCACTGGTCGGCCGCTGCGTCGAGCTCACCCTGCTTGCCCGGACGGCTTCGCTGGACGTGGCTTCCTGCCTCGAGCGTCTGGAACCCGTCCGCGTCCTGGGGTTGGTCGGCCCGACACCCAACGACCCCTTCTCCTACCGCTTCACCCACGATCTGGTGCGTCAAGTAGTCTCCGAAACGATCCCGCCCGGTCGCGCCGCGGCGCTGCACGGTTCCATCGCGGACGCCATCGAGGAGAACGTCCTGAGTGACGAGTCCGTCGCCGAGCGGTTGGCACACCATCTATGGAGCGCGGGCCCCGTCACGGACCCGATTCGAACCATAACGGCCCTGGTCCGCGCCGGCACACACGCCATGGCGAAGACGGCACTGGGGGCAGCCGAGCGCCATCTCGGGTCAGCCGTGGAGCTGGCACGCAAGGCGTCGCTTCTCGAGCAGGAACTCGGGGCACTCTCACAGCTGATCGCGGTCGTCGGGATGCGCTCGATGTACGGCACAGCGTCGGTCAGCCTGCTGGAGCGAGCGGAACAGGTCGCTCGGCACCTTGGGCGCGACCGCGACGCGGCCGGGTTTCTCTTCTCACGCTGGACCGCCCACGGCCAGGCCCTCGACCTGGACCGAAGCACTCCTCTTGCCCATCGGCTCGACGAACTGGGCAAGACCGCCCAGGACACGGTCGCACGCTGCTACGGCAGGGCCGCAGCGGGCATCCACGAGTGGTGCCTGGGAAACATCGGAGAGTCCTACCAGCGGCTGAGCGCCCTCAGTCCCGACACCTTCTTCGGCCCCGACGATGATGAATACGATCCCGTGCGCAACGGCGTCCAGCTGATGACTGCCGGGATGTTCGCCGAAATAGCGGGCTATCACGGACAGACAGCACAAGCGCGTGCGGTACTCGACGTACTGGCCAAGGCGGCAGGGGACGACCCGTACTCCGTCACCACCGCCACCTCCTTCGAGGCCCGGACAGCCTCGGTGGTAGGCGACCCGGCATGGGCGCTGCGCGCGGCCGAGCGCGGGATCGCCGCCGACCCGCACTTCTCCTTCGCCTCGCTGGGCACTTACCTGCGCCTGGCCCGATGCTGGGCGCTGGCAACCACCGGCGAGAACCCCACCGCCGCCGCGGACGAGGCCGAACGCCTCATTCGCACCCACCTGGCCAGCCCCGCCCGCACCTGCGTCTCGACCTGGTATGCCCTGCTCGGCGAAATGCGCATCGCCGCCGGTTCGTTGGACCAGGCTGCGGCAGCGCTCGACAGCGCCGAGGAATACCTCGAACGCTACGGCCAACGCTCGGCAGAGGCTCTGATCATCCTCGTGCGCGCCCAACTGGAACACGTGGCCGGCGACAACCGTAGTGCGGTGCGCCTGGCCGACCGGGCCCGCACCGTGGCACACCGGCAAGGGGCACTTCTCTTCGTACAACGCGCTGAGGGGCTCCTTGCCCGGATCGAGCGGCGCGGCGGCCACGCCATCTGA
- a CDS encoding TetR/AcrR family transcriptional regulator has translation MSAQAPSRRDEYAKMTRDEIVKAARKLYADPGYAQTTVEKIAREARVSPATVYAQCGGKEGLLRTLMDIWTTSPTVARIISDSAAQSTGRAKLEALAEGYAAHAAEAGDIMRIVERAGPSSPAAQEFLDIADQRHIEALEMIVEGIADNGDLAEGLTVQDAARIIFFHFRNPQFVLAVDAFGWGVDRAKRWLVDRVAAAILKD, from the coding sequence TTGTCAGCCCAAGCACCGAGCCGTCGCGACGAGTACGCCAAGATGACTCGGGACGAAATCGTCAAAGCCGCACGAAAGCTCTATGCCGATCCGGGCTACGCGCAGACCACGGTCGAGAAGATCGCACGCGAGGCGCGTGTCTCCCCTGCCACTGTCTACGCCCAGTGCGGAGGCAAAGAGGGTCTGCTGCGGACGTTGATGGACATCTGGACAACGAGTCCGACCGTGGCGCGGATCATCAGCGACTCGGCGGCACAGTCCACAGGCCGGGCCAAACTCGAGGCCCTGGCCGAGGGCTACGCGGCGCACGCCGCAGAGGCCGGCGACATCATGCGGATCGTCGAGCGCGCCGGGCCGAGTTCCCCGGCAGCACAGGAGTTCCTCGACATCGCCGACCAGCGCCATATAGAGGCGCTGGAGATGATCGTCGAGGGGATCGCCGACAACGGCGACCTGGCCGAAGGGCTCACGGTCCAGGACGCGGCGAGAATCATCTTCTTTCACTTCCGCAACCCGCAGTTCGTCCTTGCCGTGGATGCGTTCGGATGGGGCGTCGACCGCGCGAAACGGTGGCTCGTGGACCGCGTCGCGGCCGCGATTCTCAAGGACTGA
- a CDS encoding helix-turn-helix domain-containing protein, which produces MSENLAVHRPYVDGAADAGVSRRPNLLASVRIPPRSGPEMQDMVKNWNSKIFTHVTDLALPSQYAWREFRFDAHGYRLQNIIYAKHRSDAVTGISGRGDDGDPIVVHIVLSGWVRFEDAHHSITVEPGYMCVRDTRRKWRFWYGPGAVCQWLVIPRTRMSSSRTPKDPVMVACATPEARLLISYLDMLNDHDPSSLSVSGEAAMEEATISLLCGLISANVAHGIGGRAHVVVEAAKKIVDENLEKADLDPAVIANILDVSVRTLHRSFAAADDSVMSYVRRRRIEEAQMDIINGSAPANISDLAAKWHFSDSSHFIRQFKQIYGTTPAAYLRTLRVSR; this is translated from the coding sequence ATGTCGGAGAACCTTGCAGTGCACCGCCCATATGTAGATGGTGCCGCCGATGCCGGCGTTTCTCGCCGCCCGAACCTTCTGGCATCCGTTCGAATTCCACCCCGCTCTGGCCCGGAAATGCAGGATATGGTCAAGAATTGGAATTCCAAGATCTTTACGCACGTGACGGATCTAGCCCTGCCGTCACAGTACGCATGGCGTGAGTTCCGGTTCGATGCGCACGGTTACAGACTGCAAAACATCATATACGCGAAGCATCGCTCTGACGCAGTCACTGGAATTTCCGGGAGAGGGGACGACGGTGATCCAATAGTCGTTCACATAGTCCTTTCGGGGTGGGTCAGATTTGAGGATGCGCATCACTCCATAACCGTTGAGCCGGGCTACATGTGCGTCCGCGACACTCGCAGGAAATGGCGGTTCTGGTACGGGCCGGGCGCAGTTTGTCAGTGGCTGGTGATTCCGCGCACCCGTATGAGTTCGTCGCGGACACCTAAGGATCCCGTAATGGTCGCTTGCGCAACTCCCGAAGCGAGACTTTTGATTTCGTATCTCGACATGTTGAACGATCACGACCCTTCGTCTCTGTCCGTATCGGGGGAAGCGGCGATGGAAGAGGCGACAATAAGCCTTCTGTGCGGTCTGATTTCTGCAAACGTGGCACACGGTATTGGCGGACGCGCGCATGTCGTCGTGGAGGCGGCCAAGAAAATAGTAGATGAAAACCTTGAGAAAGCGGATCTTGATCCTGCGGTGATTGCGAACATCTTGGACGTATCGGTGAGAACGCTTCACCGTTCCTTTGCTGCGGCTGACGACTCGGTGATGAGCTATGTCAGAAGGCGGCGCATCGAGGAGGCTCAAATGGACATCATCAACGGCAGCGCGCCGGCCAACATATCCGACCTCGCCGCGAAGTGGCACTTTTCGGACTCAAGCCACTTCATTCGGCAATTCAAGCAGATCTACGGAACCACGCCCGCTGCCTACTTGCGGACACTTCGCGTCAGCCGCTGA
- a CDS encoding tetratricopeptide repeat protein, producing the protein MRDIGLTLPGFLSRPFFDLGLPCDDSPAYTAPLDVDRRNLTAPTDLPMLWQTMNASFREELIQATGFHEYTLTDPRQLDVGLRTPDWQVLVDSVENFADLDVKQKVKTLRVLNRLGLFKCTIDITSHDRFLEPSDDSSAGVAWLRAYARYRLQNESEDVGYCIDEFEAIAVTAPPGLWKLAAIYQKVVQSVKHEGDVRAAEFWQGIHGVEIEQISSEISRQDYLMARSRFHRVHAFIPQMKQDSAGTQAEMELARKYAEDAFYGDSVQLAYAREIAWPVRESLIKESLWNGDLDLALERAVNHRNADPFDARVWVNCGEVHLERGEAENALEAYREAARLAPPGGALINFMVGHCHEITGNSDLALDSYLASLRIDPLAISSAKGALRVADALGSRMRHWAQMQVEKLEEIGSASVPQPEPAYRKLPPAAG; encoded by the coding sequence ATGCGTGATATCGGTCTGACGCTGCCAGGATTCCTGAGCAGGCCGTTTTTCGATCTTGGATTGCCTTGTGATGATTCACCTGCGTATACAGCTCCGCTCGACGTGGATCGGAGAAACCTGACGGCACCGACAGATCTCCCGATGCTGTGGCAGACCATGAACGCCTCCTTTCGGGAGGAGCTGATCCAAGCTACTGGATTCCACGAGTACACGTTGACTGATCCGCGCCAGCTTGACGTCGGACTCCGAACTCCTGATTGGCAAGTGCTTGTTGATAGCGTCGAAAACTTTGCTGATTTGGATGTCAAGCAGAAGGTGAAGACACTTCGCGTTCTCAATCGATTGGGGCTGTTCAAGTGCACGATAGACATTACGTCACATGACCGGTTTCTCGAACCGTCCGACGACTCCAGCGCAGGAGTGGCCTGGCTAAGAGCCTACGCGCGCTATCGCCTGCAAAATGAGAGCGAGGACGTCGGATATTGCATAGACGAGTTCGAGGCCATAGCTGTCACTGCCCCGCCCGGGTTGTGGAAGCTGGCTGCGATTTACCAGAAGGTCGTCCAGAGTGTAAAACATGAAGGAGATGTGCGGGCCGCCGAATTCTGGCAGGGAATCCATGGCGTAGAGATCGAACAAATCTCGAGCGAAATATCCCGTCAGGACTACCTGATGGCCAGAAGTCGATTCCATCGGGTCCATGCGTTTATTCCTCAGATGAAACAGGACAGTGCCGGTACGCAAGCAGAGATGGAACTCGCCAGAAAATATGCGGAAGACGCATTTTATGGAGATTCCGTACAGCTGGCGTACGCCAGAGAAATCGCATGGCCAGTACGGGAGAGCCTCATCAAGGAGTCGCTTTGGAATGGTGACCTGGATTTGGCTCTGGAGCGCGCAGTGAACCACAGGAACGCTGATCCATTTGATGCCCGGGTCTGGGTGAACTGCGGAGAAGTCCACCTGGAGCGAGGCGAGGCGGAAAACGCGCTGGAAGCGTATCGCGAGGCAGCTCGCCTTGCTCCCCCCGGCGGTGCTTTGATCAACTTCATGGTAGGGCACTGTCATGAGATCACGGGTAACTCGGATCTCGCTCTGGACAGCTACCTGGCCAGTCTACGCATTGACCCACTTGCTATTTCTTCCGCGAAGGGCGCCCTACGCGTCGCCGACGCGCTCGGATCGCGGATGCGCCACTGGGCGCAAATGCAAGTAGAGAAACTCGAAGAAATTGGCTCGGCTTCGGTTCCTCAGCCCGAGCCCGCTTATCGAAAGCTTCCGCCGGCTGCAGGCTGA